Proteins from a genomic interval of Treponema brennaborense DSM 12168:
- a CDS encoding NAD(P)-dependent oxidoreductase, protein MNILFLTKKEDEYQLHNCFTPEQLTAGRIADYESVRESPQSYTKTTHIFSTWGMPVLSETDIQQYFPQLKYVFYAAGSVQYFARPFLARGVRIFSAWMANAVPVAEFTAAQIILANKGFFQSHDRYAKQGFKASVDYTQSFGGNYGTKVGFLGGGMISRETMKLLKSYDLDLYVSARFLTDEDAALLRVQKTTTEWIFANCQTVSNHLANTEKTREVLNYELFRTMLPNATFINTGRGAQVCAEDLVRAMQEQPARTALLDVTDPDEPLPHQHPYRSCPNIFISPHRAGSFGREVLRLGKYMFDEFQRITDGKEPRYEVTLSMLETMA, encoded by the coding sequence ATGAACATATTATTCTTGACAAAAAAGGAAGATGAATATCAGCTGCACAACTGCTTTACACCTGAACAACTTACCGCCGGCCGGATTGCCGATTATGAATCCGTTCGGGAATCCCCGCAGTCATACACTAAAACGACGCATATTTTTTCAACCTGGGGAATGCCGGTTTTGAGTGAAACGGATATTCAGCAGTATTTTCCGCAGCTGAAATACGTATTTTATGCCGCCGGCTCGGTGCAGTATTTTGCGCGTCCGTTTCTGGCACGGGGAGTCCGCATATTCAGCGCCTGGATGGCGAATGCCGTTCCGGTCGCAGAATTCACGGCTGCACAAATAATTCTTGCCAACAAGGGTTTTTTCCAATCCCACGACCGTTACGCAAAACAGGGGTTCAAAGCGTCTGTCGATTATACCCAATCTTTCGGCGGCAACTATGGAACTAAAGTCGGTTTTCTCGGCGGCGGTATGATCAGCCGGGAAACGATGAAGCTGCTGAAATCATACGATCTGGATCTGTACGTGTCGGCCCGTTTTTTGACCGACGAAGACGCTGCCCTTCTGCGCGTACAGAAAACGACGACGGAATGGATTTTTGCAAACTGTCAGACCGTATCGAATCATTTGGCAAATACGGAAAAAACGCGGGAAGTTTTGAATTATGAACTGTTCCGAACCATGCTGCCGAACGCAACGTTTATCAATACCGGCCGCGGTGCTCAAGTATGCGCGGAAGATCTCGTTCGCGCAATGCAAGAACAGCCGGCAAGAACGGCACTGCTCGACGTCACGGACCCGGACGAACCGCTGCCGCATCAGCATCCGTATCGGAGTTGTCCCAATATTTTCATCTCACCGCACCGGGCCGGATCTTTCGGCAGAGAAGTTTTGCGGCTCGGAAAATATATGTTCGACGAATTTCAGCGGATAACCGACGGAAAAGAACCGCGGTATGAAGTTACGCTTTCTATGCTGGAAACGATGGCATAA
- a CDS encoding helix-turn-helix domain-containing protein, translating into MLIFARKYVFFAIRKSRCKQRMCIDETTLFSNRDHFSISLKKGGGSRVFEHHSHFQYEFFYILSGHITFEIAGKHFTACEGTIFFLNMAEDHCVYHVSPECTRYVCLISESLLADAVKNPRLHSIFINKNMHIIPAYTFGSHRKSAVTLFFSELLREFEKQDDLWDTQAAVLLNGILLLLYRENKDLFTSCDSDRKRCVLLLYNYIAENLAGDLCLDVLSRVCSLSKYHMTRLFKEVTGSGLKEYIISVRVSEAKNLLCCTDLPITGICERVGFMDVNHFIRTFKKHTATTPFRYRKRLNSL; encoded by the coding sequence ATGTTGATTTTTGCGCGAAAATATGTTTTTTTTGCGATTCGGAAATCGAGGTGCAAGCAGCGTATGTGTATTGACGAAACGACTCTTTTTTCAAATCGGGATCATTTTTCCATTTCATTGAAAAAAGGCGGCGGATCCCGTGTTTTTGAGCATCATTCTCACTTTCAATATGAATTTTTTTACATATTGTCAGGGCATATTACGTTTGAAATTGCCGGAAAACATTTTACGGCGTGCGAAGGTACCATTTTTTTTCTCAATATGGCGGAAGATCATTGCGTTTATCACGTTTCACCCGAGTGTACCAGGTACGTTTGCCTGATATCGGAATCATTGCTTGCCGATGCCGTAAAAAATCCTCGGTTACATTCGATTTTTATCAATAAAAATATGCATATAATTCCCGCATATACGTTCGGCAGTCATAGGAAATCGGCGGTTACGTTGTTTTTCAGCGAATTGCTGCGCGAATTCGAAAAACAGGACGATTTGTGGGATACGCAGGCGGCGGTGCTTCTGAACGGTATTTTGCTGCTTTTATACAGGGAAAATAAAGATTTGTTTACATCGTGCGATTCAGATCGTAAACGGTGCGTGCTGCTTTTATATAATTATATAGCCGAAAATCTTGCCGGAGATCTGTGTCTCGATGTGCTTTCCCGTGTCTGTTCATTAAGCAAATATCATATGACTAGACTGTTCAAGGAAGTGACCGGATCGGGATTAAAGGAATATATCATTTCCGTCCGTGTAAGTGAAGCAAAAAACCTTCTTTGCTGTACGGATTTGCCGATTACCGGTATCTGCGAACGGGTAGGCTTTATGGACGTAAATCATTTTATCAGGACTTTTAAAAAACATACTGCAACCACTCCGTTCCGATACCGGAAACGGCTGAATTCCCTCTGA
- a CDS encoding ABC transporter permease: MKRNRRRIFDSDQRMLYLIGLPFILWYVVFEYKPMTGLLIAFQDYNLFKGIAGSAWIGLRNFADFLSSPYFYVTLKNTLILNVWGLLIAFPFAILFALLLNEVRGKLFRSFVQTAAFLPYFVAIVVACGIFINMLSPTTGIVNRLLEAVGGERRYFLSIPEYFPAIFTGLGIWKNTGFNALLYLAALSGIDESLYEAAKIDGANKFHQLLHITLPSIMPTIIITLILRIGSMLNVSFEIVLLLYQPATYATSDVISTYVYRLGMEQQNFGLSTAVGLFNAIIGFFLVYGSNKISKKMSETSLW, from the coding sequence ATGAAACGGAATCGTCGCCGGATTTTTGATAGCGATCAGCGGATGCTTTATCTGATAGGGCTGCCTTTTATTCTTTGGTATGTCGTTTTTGAATATAAACCGATGACCGGTTTATTAATTGCGTTTCAGGACTACAATCTGTTTAAAGGTATTGCCGGAAGTGCGTGGATCGGACTGCGGAATTTTGCGGATTTCCTTTCCAGCCCATATTTTTACGTAACGCTGAAAAATACGCTGATATTGAACGTATGGGGATTACTGATTGCCTTTCCGTTTGCAATTCTCTTTGCACTTTTGCTGAATGAAGTCCGCGGAAAATTGTTCCGGTCGTTTGTTCAGACGGCAGCCTTTTTGCCTTATTTTGTGGCGATCGTCGTTGCCTGCGGTATTTTTATAAACATGCTTTCCCCGACGACCGGTATCGTAAATCGGCTGCTTGAAGCCGTCGGAGGGGAACGGCGGTATTTCCTTTCAATTCCCGAATATTTTCCGGCGATTTTTACCGGTTTGGGAATATGGAAAAACACCGGATTTAACGCGCTGTTGTATTTGGCGGCGCTCAGCGGAATTGACGAGTCTTTGTACGAAGCTGCCAAAATAGACGGAGCGAATAAGTTTCATCAGCTGCTGCACATTACGCTGCCTTCCATTATGCCGACTATCATTATTACGCTGATATTGCGTATCGGAAGTATGCTGAATGTCAGTTTTGAAATCGTATTGTTGCTGTATCAGCCTGCAACGTACGCAACCTCGGACGTTATCAGCACGTACGTATATCGATTGGGTATGGAACAGCAGAATTTCGGACTTTCTACCGCCGTCGGGTTGTTCAACGCAATTATCGGATTTTTCTTGGTATACGGCTCAAATAAAATAAGCAAAAAAATGTCCGAAACGAGTTTGTGGTAA
- a CDS encoding sugar phosphate isomerase/epimerase family protein, with product MTGLTSITFRTLTADKIISLCRNAGVDGIEWGGDVHVPPAATDEKDAVLKSVAQAQSVAKKTTEAGLRIFSYGSYYKLAANRTIPFDRIWANTLAVAEALHAPIIRVWAGEYGSKDAPPNYKARLVDELKKISQMAAEKNISIGLEYHRKTLTDTKESCLELLQTVNMPNVYTYWQPNPDITMNEQLAEIALLRDYICIVHCFNWTPGNIRHPMHPAKNVWKQYWMQLSKPDCPLLTEFVRNDKPRQFIADAQILKEITY from the coding sequence ATGACCGGACTGACATCCATTACATTCAGAACACTGACCGCAGACAAAATCATCAGTTTGTGCAGAAATGCCGGGGTAGACGGCATCGAATGGGGCGGCGACGTGCACGTACCGCCCGCGGCAACAGACGAAAAAGACGCCGTGTTAAAATCCGTAGCGCAGGCGCAATCGGTTGCAAAAAAAACAACCGAAGCCGGTTTGCGGATATTTTCTTACGGTTCGTATTACAAACTCGCAGCAAATCGTACGATACCGTTTGACCGGATATGGGCAAATACGCTTGCAGTTGCGGAAGCATTGCACGCACCGATAATCCGCGTTTGGGCAGGTGAATACGGAAGCAAAGACGCACCGCCGAATTATAAGGCTCGGCTCGTCGATGAGCTAAAAAAAATAAGTCAAATGGCTGCCGAAAAAAATATCAGTATCGGATTGGAATACCACCGGAAAACATTGACGGATACAAAAGAAAGCTGCCTTGAATTACTGCAAACGGTCAACATGCCGAACGTATATACATATTGGCAGCCTAATCCGGATATCACCATGAATGAACAGCTGGCAGAAATAGCGCTATTACGGGATTATATTTGCATCGTCCATTGTTTTAATTGGACGCCGGGTAATATCCGGCATCCGATGCATCCTGCAAAGAATGTGTGGAAACAATATTGGATGCAATTATCAAAACCCGATTGTCCGCTTTTAACCGAATTCGTACGTAATGACAAACCGCGGCAATTTATAGCCGACGCGCAAATTTTGAAGGAAATCACTTACTGA
- a CDS encoding extracellular solute-binding protein has protein sequence MKKIVSSVFLGAILAVCAFAAGGKEPMATGNSAKELSVHMVQNGFVFDEDWEIYRYAALQNNVKLKGVASKNNTNATQAFNLMVASGKLPDIISFTVADLEKLGSDGGVIDLTQLINDYAPNISAFMQAHPRFAKDMYALDGKIYAIPTFYDYDKLNVAYGLFIRTDWLKKFNLKTPTTVAELEAVLTAIVNGDANGNGKKDEIGLFARSPGGVADAVRYSAGMLGARHMGSFYVENGKVNYNPLEPTFKTAIATLADWYKKGLVDYELFTRGGAARDRVLPTNLGTATFDWFVSTAAYNRTVTDIPGFEFLPIPPLKNETGAIVSRSVARGTTNGSGWSISASASDPVAAIKFMDWWFSEDGRRAWNWGIEGKHYVIKDGRPVFTELVLDNPEKLTPIQVLYKAGSQIAGVGVWQDAEYEIATASDIAKKGWQIYMQPGNCFDDIPILKFSTEDQNEIKKLMAPINQTTAEYVQKWILGAADINQDWDSYVKRITSQGLPRVLQLQQAAYDRFNAN, from the coding sequence ATGAAGAAAATCGTAAGTAGCGTGTTTTTGGGCGCGATACTCGCCGTATGCGCGTTCGCTGCCGGCGGAAAAGAACCGATGGCAACTGGGAACTCCGCAAAGGAGTTGTCCGTGCACATGGTGCAGAACGGATTCGTGTTTGATGAAGACTGGGAAATTTACCGGTATGCGGCGCTTCAGAATAACGTAAAACTGAAAGGTGTCGCTTCAAAAAACAATACGAATGCAACGCAGGCTTTCAATCTGATGGTCGCGTCCGGAAAATTGCCCGATATCATCAGTTTTACGGTAGCTGATTTGGAAAAACTGGGAAGCGACGGCGGCGTTATCGATTTGACGCAGCTGATAAACGATTATGCGCCCAATATCAGCGCTTTTATGCAAGCGCATCCGCGTTTTGCGAAGGATATGTACGCGCTCGACGGGAAAATTTACGCGATACCGACGTTCTATGATTACGATAAACTGAATGTCGCGTACGGATTGTTCATCAGAACCGATTGGCTGAAAAAATTCAATCTTAAAACGCCGACGACCGTCGCGGAACTCGAAGCGGTTTTGACGGCTATCGTAAACGGTGATGCGAACGGAAACGGTAAAAAAGATGAAATCGGTTTGTTTGCCCGTTCTCCCGGCGGCGTCGCCGACGCTGTCCGGTATTCGGCCGGTATGCTCGGCGCCCGTCATATGGGCTCTTTTTACGTAGAAAACGGAAAAGTGAATTACAATCCGCTTGAACCGACGTTCAAAACGGCAATAGCAACTCTTGCCGACTGGTATAAAAAAGGCCTGGTTGATTATGAACTGTTTACCCGCGGAGGAGCAGCCCGCGACCGTGTGTTGCCTACCAATTTGGGAACGGCTACTTTCGATTGGTTCGTTTCGACTGCTGCTTACAATCGAACCGTTACCGATATTCCGGGGTTTGAATTCCTTCCTATTCCTCCGCTGAAAAACGAAACCGGAGCGATCGTTTCCCGCAGCGTTGCCCGCGGAACGACGAACGGTTCAGGCTGGTCCATATCGGCTTCCGCTTCGGATCCCGTTGCGGCTATAAAATTTATGGATTGGTGGTTCAGTGAAGACGGCCGCCGCGCGTGGAATTGGGGAATTGAAGGAAAACACTATGTCATAAAAGACGGCAGACCTGTATTTACCGAATTGGTGCTGGATAATCCGGAAAAACTAACTCCGATTCAGGTTTTATACAAAGCCGGTTCCCAAATTGCCGGTGTCGGCGTCTGGCAGGATGCCGAATATGAGATTGCGACTGCTTCGGATATAGCAAAAAAAGGATGGCAAATTTACATGCAGCCGGGAAACTGCTTCGACGACATTCCGATTTTAAAATTCAGTACTGAAGATCAGAATGAAATCAAAAAACTGATGGCGCCCATCAATCAGACGACTGCGGAATACGTTCAAAAATGGATTCTCGGTGCCGCTGATATCAATCAGGATTGGGATTCGTATGTAAAGCGTATAACTTCTCAAGGGCTGCCGCGGGTACTGCAGTTGCAGCAAGCCGCGTATGACCGTTTTAACGCAAACTAA
- a CDS encoding NADH:flavin oxidoreductase — protein sequence MPHHPFNYTSLSDLKHDIAVRKLAIDLDTDFSVFSRRVPIGHTAAPNAIASLPMEGCDSNPDGSPSESVFRRYRRIARGGAGLIWAEANAVVPEGKANELQLMITDKNWQSFQKLIGEIHASAAQAFSGENLAKTHRPVVILQLTHSGRYARPHGHTPAPLVPQRDPLLDPVSGVISDAAIVSDEYLDKLTDRYVKSALLAKKAGFDGVDIKACHRYLVSELLAAHTRAGPYGGDFSNRSRFLLQTIKAVKAAAGNDFIIASRFNVFDAHPYPYGFGIQKDDCMQFDSTEPLRLVQEMIRAGVQLISNSEGNPYYRYPQITRPFDTSSQGIPVPEEHQLKSIERLFDFTRQIQNAARSVPVVGNGYSWLRQFLPYAGAANLKSGSCSFMGLGREMFAYPQAPRDIIERGALDAAQCCITCSCCTQIMRDHGKTGCVIKDKEIYGPMYKKYRIEAENRRKQKD from the coding sequence ATGCCGCATCACCCGTTTAACTACACTTCGTTATCCGATTTAAAACATGATATTGCGGTTCGGAAACTCGCAATCGATTTGGATACTGATTTTTCTGTTTTTTCCCGCCGCGTACCGATCGGTCATACTGCCGCGCCGAATGCAATAGCGTCGCTTCCTATGGAAGGATGTGATTCTAATCCGGACGGATCTCCGAGCGAATCGGTATTCAGGCGATACCGGCGGATTGCACGCGGCGGCGCCGGTCTCATCTGGGCTGAAGCCAACGCCGTCGTTCCCGAAGGAAAGGCAAACGAACTGCAGCTGATGATTACCGATAAAAACTGGCAGTCGTTTCAAAAACTAATAGGCGAAATACACGCATCGGCCGCGCAGGCGTTTTCCGGCGAAAATCTCGCCAAAACGCATCGTCCGGTCGTCATTCTGCAACTGACCCATTCGGGTCGGTATGCGCGGCCGCACGGCCACACGCCGGCGCCGCTGGTACCGCAGCGGGATCCGCTTCTTGATCCGGTAAGCGGCGTCATATCGGACGCGGCAATTGTCAGCGATGAATATCTTGACAAACTTACCGATCGATATGTGAAATCGGCTTTGCTGGCAAAAAAAGCGGGATTCGACGGCGTAGATATAAAAGCGTGCCATCGATACTTGGTAAGCGAACTGCTGGCAGCCCATACCAGAGCCGGACCGTACGGCGGCGACTTTTCCAACAGAAGCAGATTCCTGCTGCAGACGATTAAAGCCGTCAAAGCGGCGGCGGGAAACGATTTTATAATCGCCTCCAGATTTAATGTTTTTGACGCACATCCGTATCCGTACGGATTCGGCATTCAAAAAGACGACTGCATGCAATTCGACAGTACCGAACCGCTGCGGTTAGTGCAGGAAATGATACGTGCGGGAGTGCAACTGATAAGCAATTCGGAGGGAAATCCCTATTATCGGTACCCGCAAATTACCCGGCCGTTCGACACTTCAAGCCAGGGAATTCCCGTACCGGAAGAACATCAACTGAAAAGTATCGAACGGCTGTTCGACTTTACCCGCCAGATACAGAACGCAGCGCGTTCCGTACCCGTCGTGGGAAACGGATATTCGTGGCTCAGACAGTTTCTGCCTTATGCGGGTGCGGCGAACCTGAAATCGGGCAGCTGCTCGTTCATGGGATTAGGACGCGAAATGTTCGCATACCCGCAAGCTCCGCGCGATATTATCGAACGCGGCGCGCTGGATGCGGCACAATGCTGTATTACCTGCAGCTGCTGTACGCAAATCATGCGGGATCACGGCAAAACCGGCTGTGTAATAAAGGACAAAGAAATTTACGGTCCCATGTACAAAAAATACAGAATTGAAGCGGAAAACCGCCGCAAGCAAAAGGATTGA
- a CDS encoding carbohydrate ABC transporter permease, with protein MLKNTVTEESLYSRVNGIFLCILSFLFLYPLLYVFSASLSRPIHILMGDVVLLPKSLTFDAYKEAFRIPLFWRSYVNTVGITLVGTAVNMFFTVSGAYMLSKKNLKGRTFFTLMVILIMWFDPGMIPRYLNFRSLGLINTYTSVTLGFAISTFNLIILKSFFESVPASLEESARIDGANQLQIMLKIHLPLSGAALSTVSVFYAVSRWNGYFWSMILLTDDKKAPLQVLLKKLIVEQNMNADAGSLITGGSTSSPETVIYAVIILSIVPVLLSYPYIQRFFKKGVMLGSVKG; from the coding sequence ATGTTAAAAAACACCGTGACCGAAGAATCATTGTATAGCCGCGTAAACGGTATCTTTTTATGCATTCTCAGTTTTCTGTTTTTGTATCCGCTTTTGTATGTGTTTTCGGCATCGTTAAGCCGGCCGATTCACATACTGATGGGGGATGTCGTGCTGCTGCCGAAAAGTCTGACGTTTGATGCATATAAAGAAGCTTTCCGAATTCCGCTGTTTTGGCGTTCTTATGTCAATACGGTTGGAATCACGCTCGTCGGGACGGCGGTAAATATGTTCTTTACCGTTTCCGGAGCGTACATGCTGTCCAAAAAGAATCTGAAAGGGCGGACGTTTTTTACGTTAATGGTCATTCTCATCATGTGGTTCGATCCGGGTATGATTCCGCGATATTTGAATTTCAGATCTTTGGGATTGATCAATACGTATACGTCGGTAACGCTCGGATTTGCAATCAGTACGTTTAATCTGATTATTCTCAAATCTTTTTTTGAAAGCGTTCCGGCCTCTCTTGAAGAGTCGGCCCGCATCGACGGGGCGAATCAGCTGCAAATCATGCTGAAAATCCATTTGCCGCTTTCGGGCGCGGCGCTTTCAACCGTATCCGTGTTTTATGCCGTGTCAAGGTGGAACGGCTATTTTTGGTCGATGATACTCCTCACCGATGATAAAAAAGCGCCGCTGCAGGTACTGCTTAAAAAACTCATCGTGGAACAGAACATGAATGCCGATGCGGGCTCCCTGATTACGGGAGGCAGTACTTCATCTCCGGAGACCGTAATTTACGCAGTTATAATTCTGTCGATAGTACCCGTACTGCTTTCGTATCCGTATATTCAGCGTTTTTTCAAAAAAGGCGTCATGCTCGGTTCCGTAAAAGGCTGA
- a CDS encoding 3-ketoacyl-ACP reductase yields the protein MQKRTAIVTGASRGIGYEIAKQLGQDGYNIVAVATGSYEHHKDRLDWFSRNGIPLHYVQAHIENRNDRERIVSETVSVFGAVHALINNAGVAPLERTDLLEMGEESYDRVQNINTKAVMFLTQAVAKQMIAQPFEQAAYREKTQTAKKGVIVNISSCSAEVSSVTRGEYCVSKAGMSMLTKLYADRLAKERILVHEVRPGVIATDMTAAVQEKYDTLIARNTFPIPRWGMPEEVAAVVSAFCSDKFTYTTGDYVNVDGGFHILRL from the coding sequence ATGCAAAAACGGACGGCTATCGTTACCGGCGCCAGCCGCGGTATCGGCTATGAAATCGCCAAACAGCTCGGACAGGACGGTTATAACATCGTTGCAGTCGCAACCGGATCATATGAGCACCACAAAGATCGGCTGGACTGGTTTTCCCGGAACGGCATTCCCCTGCACTATGTTCAAGCACATATCGAAAACCGGAACGACAGGGAACGCATCGTTTCGGAAACGGTTTCCGTTTTCGGCGCCGTTCACGCACTGATAAACAACGCCGGTGTAGCGCCGCTTGAAAGAACTGATTTGCTTGAAATGGGCGAAGAAAGTTACGACCGAGTGCAAAATATCAACACCAAAGCAGTAATGTTTTTGACGCAAGCAGTCGCAAAACAAATGATAGCACAACCGTTCGAGCAGGCAGCATATCGGGAAAAAACCCAGACGGCAAAAAAAGGGGTAATCGTAAACATATCGTCCTGTTCTGCCGAAGTTTCATCCGTAACGAGGGGGGAATACTGCGTTTCAAAAGCGGGCATGAGCATGCTGACAAAATTATATGCGGATCGATTGGCAAAAGAACGAATTCTCGTACACGAAGTTCGCCCCGGCGTAATCGCGACGGATATGACCGCCGCAGTGCAGGAAAAATATGATACACTGATAGCACGGAATACGTTTCCCATTCCCCGCTGGGGAATGCCTGAAGAAGTTGCCGCCGTGGTAAGCGCGTTCTGCAGCGATAAATTCACCTACACAACGGGCGACTATGTGAACGTCGACGGCGGATTCCATATCCTGCGGCTGTAA
- a CDS encoding FAD-dependent oxidoreductase, producing MKTYDYDTIVVGSGCAGFNAADWLYDLGRKNILLITENRTAGTSRNTGSDKQTYYKLSLGSEPPDSVADMAKTLFGGQGVDGPIAYTEAACSVKSFMKLANLGVDFPVNEYGEYVGYKTDHDPAKRATSAGPLTSKYMTEVLEKNVRNKRIPIEDHTFVTGIVTERNTLRGLLALRRADTGIEPVYFKTAHVVWCTGGPAAVYRNRVYPAGHSGMSGIVFAAGAAAVNLQEWQYGLGSTQFRWNVSGSYQQVLPRYVSIGENGDESEFLFSEGRKLGISPAEMLNYVFLKGYQWPFDSAKASASSVIDQLVYRETTEKKRRVFLDFTANPSVLHADTDGERAFGLLDREAYTYMKKSDILFGTPVQRLAKMNPQAIALYRSHHIDLYTDKLEIAVCAQHHNGGILVDENWQTTISGLYAAGECAGTFGAYRPGGAALNATQVGSMRAAQHIAWNFAEKPKTPSPRTEELSDCERQQIDTFMRFAAAARIKAASAETGGDGIKTLRARQAHFQQRMTDCAAHIRYRDKITELENAVAAELDGFFERYVPDCRPEELKAVYRFYDMLHCQAAILSAMKKAIDDFGSRGGSISFAAKTDAQPLPERNGTHGKRIISKRTQNTSYESITEEVRPLPAPENWFETVWNEHLTKRQHL from the coding sequence ATGAAAACATACGATTATGATACGATCGTCGTCGGTTCCGGATGCGCCGGCTTTAACGCGGCGGATTGGCTTTACGATCTCGGGCGGAAAAACATCCTCTTGATTACCGAAAACCGCACGGCGGGAACTTCGCGCAATACCGGCAGCGACAAGCAGACGTATTATAAATTGTCGCTCGGTTCGGAACCGCCGGATTCCGTTGCCGATATGGCAAAAACGCTTTTCGGCGGACAGGGTGTAGACGGACCGATTGCCTATACCGAAGCGGCCTGTTCGGTTAAATCGTTTATGAAACTGGCAAATTTAGGGGTCGATTTTCCGGTAAACGAATACGGCGAATACGTCGGTTACAAAACGGATCATGATCCGGCAAAACGGGCAACGTCAGCCGGACCGCTCACTTCGAAATACATGACAGAAGTTCTGGAAAAAAATGTGCGCAACAAACGTATTCCTATCGAGGATCATACATTCGTCACCGGAATCGTCACGGAACGGAATACGCTGCGGGGGCTGCTTGCCCTGCGCCGTGCCGATACGGGAATTGAACCGGTCTATTTTAAAACAGCGCACGTCGTTTGGTGTACCGGCGGGCCTGCCGCCGTTTACCGCAACCGCGTATATCCTGCCGGACACAGCGGGATGAGCGGAATCGTATTCGCTGCCGGAGCGGCGGCAGTAAATTTGCAGGAATGGCAGTACGGACTCGGTTCCACTCAGTTTCGATGGAACGTATCAGGCAGCTACCAGCAAGTACTTCCCCGATACGTTTCAATCGGTGAAAACGGCGACGAATCGGAATTTCTTTTCAGTGAAGGAAGAAAACTCGGCATTTCTCCTGCCGAAATGCTTAACTACGTCTTTCTCAAAGGATACCAATGGCCGTTTGACAGCGCAAAAGCGTCGGCTTCTTCAGTAATAGATCAACTTGTCTATCGGGAAACGACGGAAAAAAAACGGCGCGTATTTCTGGATTTTACCGCGAATCCGTCCGTTCTGCACGCAGATACCGACGGCGAACGGGCATTCGGGCTGCTTGACCGCGAAGCTTATACGTACATGAAAAAGTCGGATATTCTGTTCGGTACGCCCGTGCAACGTCTGGCAAAAATGAATCCGCAGGCAATAGCCCTGTACCGAAGTCATCACATCGATTTATACACCGATAAATTGGAAATAGCCGTCTGCGCACAGCATCACAACGGCGGTATTCTGGTTGACGAAAACTGGCAGACGACAATCAGCGGACTGTATGCTGCGGGCGAATGCGCAGGAACGTTCGGCGCATACCGCCCCGGCGGAGCTGCACTGAACGCTACGCAAGTCGGTTCAATGCGCGCGGCACAGCATATCGCGTGGAATTTTGCGGAAAAACCGAAAACACCGTCTCCGCGAACGGAGGAGCTGTCCGATTGCGAACGGCAGCAAATAGATACATTCATGCGGTTTGCAGCAGCGGCCCGTATCAAAGCCGCATCGGCCGAAACGGGCGGCGACGGAATCAAAACGCTGCGCGCCCGGCAGGCACATTTTCAGCAGCGCATGACGGACTGTGCCGCCCATATCAGATATCGGGACAAAATTACCGAACTTGAAAACGCAGTCGCTGCCGAATTGGACGGCTTTTTCGAGCGATACGTGCCGGATTGCCGGCCGGAAGAACTCAAAGCGGTGTACCGATTTTACGATATGCTGCATTGTCAAGCGGCAATTCTGTCGGCAATGAAAAAGGCAATCGACGACTTCGGGTCGCGCGGCGGTTCAATTTCTTTTGCAGCAAAAACGGATGCACAGCCGCTTCCCGAACGGAACGGAACTCACGGGAAACGCATTATCAGTAAACGCACGCAAAACACATCGTACGAAAGTATAACGGAAGAAGTCCGGCCGCTGCCGGCACCGGAAAACTGGTTTGAAACGGTCTGGAACGAACACCTTACGAAAAGACAGCACCTATAA